The Myxosarcina sp. GI1 genome contains the following window.
ACCATAACTGATTCATCATCGGGATCGATAAAATAGCCCAATTTTGTGCCATTTTTTAGCGCCAATACAATCTTACGAATTACCTGATTGGTTGCCTGATTTGGAGAGAAAATTTCAATTATCCAGTCGGGAGCAATGGTAAATTTATTAGCTATCTGTCCGTTTTTATCTACGGGAATATTTTGCCATTCAAATACGGCAATATCTGGAACTATAGAACGTCCAGCAAAAGTACAGCGCAATTCTGTGAACGCATAAGCCAGTTTTTTGGCTTTTCCTGCCTGTTTAATAGCAGATGCTAGTTCGATTTGTATAGTACTATGCTTTCCTTGCGGCATCGGTTTCCGATAAATTTTTCCATCGATATATTCACTTGCTGGTTTTGTTTCTGGTAGTTTTAAAAATTCTTCCAGAGTAGGTGCAAGGTTCGATCGCAATAATGTCATTAGCTAGATCTCCTAAAAACTCAATCGCCTAATTAGCCGAATCAAAAATTTGTGCTGCTGTCAGGTTTAGTTCTTCAAACTGCGGCGAAACTATTTGCTTCTCGCCAGAAAAGCTACCAACTTCTGTATAGCTATTTTCCTTTCTGGAGGCACTTCGATTACTTCTCCGTTGAATAATTCATATAGCTTATTCGTGCCATTGTCATAAGACAGGTATTCTTCAAAGCTTTGAAATCGGGGTTTGACTTGAATCATGATTTTCTAGATTTTACTCATACTGCGATCGCTCTCTGCTGGATAAAACTAACGCCAATATTTTCCTACTGGCAGTTCGCGAACCGCCCTGTCTATCCTGCGGCAATGGTAGATAAAGTTTTCACAATTGCCCGTTTCCCCAATTCGACTTTAAAGGCGTTGTGTTCGTAGGTTTTTGCTCCTGCCAAAACTGTTTCGGCTGCCTGTTTAAAGGTTTCCTCGGTAGCTGGTTTGCCGACTAACATTTCTTCGGCTTCAAAGGCTCTCCAGGGTTTATGAGCTACGCCTCCTAATGCCATTCTTGCCTGTTGGATGGTATTGTCTCGAACATCCATAGCAGCAGCGACGGAAACTAAGGCAAAAGCATAAGAATTGCGATCGCGCACTTTGAGATAATAAGACTTATTAGCAAAATCCATCGGGGGCAAGTCTATGGCGGTAATCAATTCTCCTGGCTGCAGTTCGGTTTCGATTTGAGGGGTGTCACCAGGAAGCCTATGAAAATCGACCAGGGCTATTTCTCTTTCGCCGTTAGTTCCCCGTACTCTAACCGTTGCATCCAGTGCCGCTAGAGCTACACACATATCTGAAGGATGAGTAGCAATACATTCTTCACTAGCTCCCAAAATAGCGTGAATGCGATTGAAACCTTCAATTGCGGGACAGCCAGAACCTGGTTCGCGCTTGTTACAGGGCAAATCAGTATTGACAAAATAATAACAGCGGGTACGCTGCAATAAGTTTCCACCGACGGTTGCCATGTTGCGTAACTGAGGCGAAGCACCCGATAAAAATGCCTGAGAAAGAACGGGATAGCGTTGGCGAATCAAAGGATGGTTAGCTGTATCGCTATTGCGTGCCATCGCGCCAATTCTTACGCCGCCGTTGGGTAGTTCTTCAATTTCTGCTAGAGATAGTCTAGTAACGTCAACTAAATTACTCGGTTGTTCTACCCCTTCTTTCATTAAATCTATGAGGTTGGTTCCGCCACCCAGGTATTTAGCCATATTGAGGCTATTAATTGCCGATATTGCTTCTTCAGTACTGTTAGAGCGAGTATAATCAAAAGCTTTCATTTTTATTACAAATCTAAATTAAACTAAAATTTATCGAGGAATGGTGCAACAACTTCTTGAGTTTCTTTACTGCTAACTACTGGAACAATCTCGAAAGTTGCCCCCGAACCTCGCCACTTTAAAATCCATTCTTGAAGTAAACGCAAATCATCGCATTCGATAAGCTGAAAACATCTACTAAAATTTGCTTCTACCCAACTATCGAGATATTTAAGACCATCAGGAAACAATCTTCCATCCGAACGAACGCGCTGATAAATTGGCAGCATATCATTGTCTTTAAATCTTTCGATAATCATAAATAGCATCTAAGTTTCCTTTTACTGCAAGCACTTCTTCAGGTTTCTAGCGCGAGTATATTCAAAAGTTTTTTTTCGATCCATAGCTTAAATAACTTGCTACTCGCTACTTGCTACTTCTTTAACAGCAGCAACAATACCAGGATAAGCCCCGCAACGACAAAGATTGCCGCTCATGCGTTCGCGAATTTCCATATCGGTTAATTCTAAAGGCGTGTCGAGATCGATAATATTTTCGGTGACGATGCTGGCATCTCCTGCGGCTACTTCATCTAACATTGCTACTGCCGAACAAATTTGACCAGAAGTACAGTAACCACACTGAAAGCCTTCATTATTAATAAATGCTGTCTGCACGGGATGCAGTTCTTCTCCCGATGCCAAACCTTCAATGGTGGTAATTTCTGCGCCTTCATACTGGACTGCCAGAGCCAAACAGGAATTGATTCGCCGCCCGTCTACCAGTACTGTACAGGCACCACACTGACCGTGATTACAGCCTTTTTTGCTTCCCGTCAAGCCAATTCTTTCGCGCAGTACGTCGAGAATAGTGACGCGGGGTTCGATAGTAAGGTTGTGTTCGGTGCCATTTATATTTAAAACAACTTCTGCACCCTGGGCAGGAAGAGAAACTTCAGGTGTTGGCTGTTGGGCTTTAGCTGGTTTGAGGCGATCGCTTACCATAGTTATTAACGTGCTAAGAAACATCAATTGACCGAATTTTCGGCGTTTTAGTCTATTTATCATTTACTATGACTTTGTACTGGTAAATATATTTATTTTTCTCTGCTATATATAGATTACTTTCAATCTGCTGTTACGAACCTTTCTTAGGATAGAAGCGAGTTGAAAATAATAATGGTAAAAATTTGTAAAACAACGAGCTAAACTCAAAAAGCTCTATTTTTAACTTAACAAATTACCGTACAGCAGCTAAACAAATATGATTGGTTCTCAGTATCTCGGTGATGGTGTTTGTGAATTTACCCTCTGGTCGCCTGTTGCCGAACGAGTAGCGGTAAAAGTTGTCTCTCCCAA
Protein-coding sequences here:
- a CDS encoding xanthine dehydrogenase family protein subunit M, which codes for MKAFDYTRSNSTEEAISAINSLNMAKYLGGGTNLIDLMKEGVEQPSNLVDVTRLSLAEIEELPNGGVRIGAMARNSDTANHPLIRQRYPVLSQAFLSGASPQLRNMATVGGNLLQRTRCYYFVNTDLPCNKREPGSGCPAIEGFNRIHAILGASEECIATHPSDMCVALAALDATVRVRGTNGEREIALVDFHRLPGDTPQIETELQPGELITAIDLPPMDFANKSYYLKVRDRNSYAFALVSVAAAMDVRDNTIQQARMALGGVAHKPWRAFEAEEMLVGKPATEETFKQAAETVLAGAKTYEHNAFKVELGKRAIVKTLSTIAAG
- a CDS encoding 2Fe-2S iron-sulfur cluster-binding protein — its product is MINRLKRRKFGQLMFLSTLITMVSDRLKPAKAQQPTPEVSLPAQGAEVVLNINGTEHNLTIEPRVTILDVLRERIGLTGSKKGCNHGQCGACTVLVDGRRINSCLALAVQYEGAEITTIEGLASGEELHPVQTAFINNEGFQCGYCTSGQICSAVAMLDEVAAGDASIVTENIIDLDTPLELTDMEIRERMSGNLCRCGAYPGIVAAVKEVASSE
- a CDS encoding Uma2 family endonuclease, which encodes MTLLRSNLAPTLEEFLKLPETKPASEYIDGKIYRKPMPQGKHSTIQIELASAIKQAGKAKKLAYAFTELRCTFAGRSIVPDIAVFEWQNIPVDKNGQIANKFTIAPDWIIEIFSPNQATNQVIRKIVLALKNGTKLGYFIDPDDESVMVFQPNQLPDVKEKQDILPVLDVLQDWQLKVADIFSWLKFV
- a CDS encoding DUF3303 family protein encodes the protein MLFMIIERFKDNDMLPIYQRVRSDGRLFPDGLKYLDSWVEANFSRCFQLIECDDLRLLQEWILKWRGSGATFEIVPVVSSKETQEVVAPFLDKF